Proteins co-encoded in one Fusarium musae strain F31 chromosome 3, whole genome shotgun sequence genomic window:
- a CDS encoding hypothetical protein (EggNog:ENOG41), producing the protein MPYNTTAIPPRKEPTGQNQLPQESHTQAKLDRKPRRNIQYKDVASAVAHHDNLEFLEDVVPKTVPYKNIKAKAKATQARLQGDNTNQKLEFPLANGVGKPLVNGNSVDHHDRQDDPNTQLELEFRQASGANRDGDVAMTG; encoded by the exons ATGCCTTATAACACCACTGCTATTCCTCCTCGAAAGGAGCCTACAGGCCAGAATCAGCTCCCAC AAGAGTCACATACCCAAGCCAAGCTAGACCGCAAACCTCGTCGAAACATCCAATACAAGGATGTTG CAAGCGCTGTTGCACACCATGACAACCTCGAGTTTCTTGAAGACGTGGTACCAAAGACTGTTCCCtacaagaacatcaaggccaaggccaaggccacgCAGGCACGTCTCCAAGGTGACAATACCAACCAGAAGCTTGAGTTTCCTCTGGCAAACGGCGTTGGCAAGCCTCTTGTGAACGGCAACTCCGTGGATCATCATGATAGGCAAGATGACCCGAACACGCAGCTTGAGTTGGAGTTCAGACAGGCTTCTGGTGCGAACCGAGATGGGGATGTAGCAATGACTGGTTAG
- the LEA1 gene encoding U2 snRNP complex subunit (EggNog:ENOG41) — protein sequence MRLTADLIRDSLSYLNPLKERELDLRGHRIPAIENLGVAGPHDAIDFTDNDIQVLGNFPLSPRITTLLLARNRVSSIQPSLAKAIPNLANLVLSSNNLTELADLDALASFPRLTHLVLSDNPVSKKENYRYWVLWKCPSVRFLDFEKVKESEREKARELFGTEEEPTALASKIQGIKTTTFNTSTDSSDAPSKLSRIKLTDAEKKRLQERIKKATSLQEIIALEKELNEGRLPSGIHGDAMEE from the exons ATGCGGCTCACCGCCGACCTCATCCGGGATTCCCTATCCTACCTCAACCCGCTCAAGGAGCGAGAGCTTGATCTTCGAG GCCATCGAATTCCCGCGATTGAGAACTTGGGTGTCGCTGGT CCTCACGATGCCATCGACTTCACAGATAATGACATTCAAGTACTGGGAAACTTTCCCTTGTCGCCTCGCATAACGACCCTTCTCCTCGCACGAAACCGCGTTTCAAGCATTCAGCCCTCTCTGGCTAAGGCCATTCCAAACCTTGCCAACCTGGTGTTATCGTCGAACAACCTGACAGAGCTTGCGGACTTGGATGCGCTGGCGTCATTCCCCCGCTTGACGCACTTGGTGCTGTCGGACAACCCCGTttccaagaaggag AACTATCGATACTGGGTACTATGGAAGTGTCCTTCCGTGCGGTTTCTTGACTTCGAAAAGGTTAAGGAGTCCGAGCGGGAGAAGGCTCGCGAGCTCTTCGGAACCGAAGAAGAGCCAACAGCCCTGGCTTCAAAG ATACAGGGTATCAAGACCACAACCTTCAACACCTCGACTGACAGCTCGGACGCGCCCTCCAAGCTTTCCCGAATAAAGCTGACGgacgccgagaagaagcgacTACAGGAGCGTATCAAGAAGGCTACCAGCCTACAGGAGATTATCGCGCTGGAGAAGGAGCTGAACGAGGGACGTCTGCCTTCTGGTATTCACGGAGATGCCATGGAGGAATAA
- a CDS encoding hypothetical protein (BUSCO:EOG092602OP) — MGQGFSLATPSVGSAGIDISELSDVHFEKSIGNARFMKSIRGRHENGLVLVKVLVKPYADVKLQQYKKQIIEQSNAIDKIPNTLGFQRIIETETNGYLVRQFLYSSLYDRVSTRPFLEDIEKKWLAFQLLCALRDCHARDVYHGDIKAQNVLVTSWNWLYLSDFSSAYKPVMLPDDNPADFSYFFDTSGLRTCYIAPERFYASGEAPPKNAKMTWAMDIFSAGCVIAQLFLESDIFSLAQLYKYRRGEYDPVITHLSTIANKDLADMIAHMIQLDPEKRYSADQYLEFWKGKVFPHYFYNFLHQYMELITDPSSGNSPMSGTSKNLGEADDRIDRVFYDFDKISYFLGYQLEKRTSDELQPPPRLSLSHFPVRLNIPNHNHTVSSELEPPEDDGTLIFLTLIVSQLRNTARASSRIRACDVLLAFSERLTDEAKLDRVLPYLMTLLVPDETDLVLIAAIRTITQLLQLVQTVNAFNSHVLVEYVLPRMEIALGSRSRAPSSLVRAAYASCLGSLATTAQRFLNMASSLRADGSMPITDPEVEPGADAKANFESVFDNAGRQLFEVLESHSKQLVEDPDISVRRAFLASVPELCLFFDHHSNDVLLTHLNTYLNDRDWTLKCAFFDTIVGIAAFIGSTSLEEFMLPLMIQALTDPEEYVVQAALHSLAQLAGLGLLSRPKVWELVDLISRFTMHPNIWIRESAAEFISMSARYLPPADIRCNLMPLVKPFLKVEVLSDFSELNILDALKRPLARNVFDQAITWASKTERGIYWKPLQQLTPLLFGSKGSTSSRTSRDLMQSSMGRVARNDEDEQWLTKLRNFGLKHEDELKLDALREFIWRLSKIKARDTSTSDGTASNGVVSLKSLGITPQTVFFNDAPLRDPNAIVDLEPPSEPYTIADALLDASMTIDDSTGGKKRVNNNRRVQSVGPRSSRRLLSPTSAGRTHTRAPSAGQLMQTADDGPSQGGSPSRNAVRHQASALSLLDRKDKNKSIAQTGTTDANAFGEVEGPFAQTSTDQQASSEGNEGDTTGSRVSKHSYAGNDPSIQRMLDNMYVDNFPRDVIEFGPMVTPIKRSKASRASVQPGEEPWKPVGQLVATFSEHKSPINRVLPSPDHVFFITGGDDGTVRVWDTARLERNITHRSRQLHKHGDNTRVVALCFVENSHCFVSCASDGTVHVVKVDTVSAGGVIRYGKLRVLREYQLPDGEFAVWCEHFRQESNSILVLATNRSRILGIDLRTMSLLYTLENPVHHGTPTCFCVDRKRNWLCVGTSHGVVDLWDLRFKMRLKGWGLPGKGSIYRICIHPTKGRGKWVCISGGTGQGEVTVWDLEKTVCREIYRTGGSKDGLKAYEPWDVDEDKREGMLGRYATNIEPNEIANADRGVRAMVVGTATAEDSRDVRHAFIVTGGSDKRLRFWDLSRMESSFIYSGLSPDLPKPTYTTSHPTTALTLNTERFPRQAPTAPNAGSGSRAKSSTARPPRSTVISLQQQQLLQSHVDSILDVALLEFPYIMSVSVDRMGVVFVFQ, encoded by the exons ATGGGTCAAGGGTTCTCCCTCGCGACGCCGTCTGTCGGCTCCGCAGGCATCGATATCTCGGAGCTTAGTGATGTTCACTTTGAGAAGAGCATAGGAAATGCGAGGTTCATGAAGTCTATTCGTGGGCGTCACGAGAATGGTCTAGTGCTCGTCAAGGTCCTGGTTAAGCCGTACGCCGACGTCAAGCTACAGCAATACAAGAAACAGATAATAG AGCAGAGTAACGCGATAGACAAAATCCCCAACACGCTCGGATTCCAGCGCATTATCGAGACCGAGACCAACGGCTACTTGGTCCGCCAGTTCCTTTACAGCTCACTTTACGACCGAGTCAGCACTCGACCGTTCCTCGAGGACATCGAGAAAAAATGGTTGGCTTTCCAGCTGCTTTGCGCTCTTCGCGATTGCCATGCACGCGATGTCTACCACGGCGACATTAAGGCGCAGAATGTCCTCGTGACCTCGTGGAATTGGCTGTACCTCTCCGATTTCTCCTCCGCCTATAAGCCTGTGATGCTCCCCGACGACAACCCAGCTGATTTCTCTTACTTCTTCGATACATCAGGCCTCCGAACCTGCTATATCGCCCCCGAGCGCTTCTATGCTTCTGGGGAGGCGCCGCCGAAGAATGCGAAGATGACATGGGCAATGGACATCTTCAGTGCTGGTTGTGTTATTGCGCAACTGTTTCTTGAGTCGgacatcttcagcctcgcACAGCTGTACAAGTATCGACGTGGCGAGTACGACCCTGTGATTACGCATCTGAGCACCATCGCAAACAAGGACCTCGCCGATATGATAGCCCACATGATTCAGCTTGACCCCGAGAAACGTTACTCAGCAGACCAGTACCTAGAGTTCTGGAAAGGCAAAGTATTTCCACACTACTTCTACAATTTCCTACACCAGTATATGGAGCTCATAACAGACCCTTCATCTGGCAACAGTCCCATGTCAGGCACTTCGAAAAatcttggagaagctgaTGATCGAATCGATCGTGTATTTTACGACTTTGATAAGATCTCATACTTCCTTGGTTACCAGCTTGAGAAACGTACCTCAGACGAACTTCAACCGCCTCCAAGGCTGAGCCTATCGCATTTCCCAGTGAGACTTAACATCCCGAATCACAACCATACCGTATCTTCCGAATTAGAGCCaccagaagatgatggaacGTTGATATTCCTGACGCTGATCGTGTCTCAACTAAGAAACACTGCGCGAGCATCTTCTCGGATCCGCGCATGTGATGTACTCCTTGCCTTTTCTGAAAGACTGACTGATGAAGCCAAGTTGGACAGAGTTTTGCCATATCTCATGACACTTCTCGTCCCAGACGAGACAGACCTAGTGCTGATTGCGGCTATCCGAACCATTActcagcttctgcagctgGTGCAGACAGTCAATGCATTCAACTCTCATGTCCTGGTAGAGTATGTATTACCTCGAATGGAAATCGCGTTGGGATCTAGATCACGGGCACCCAGTTCCTTGGTCAGAGCAGCTTATGCTTCTTGTCTCGGCAGTCTTGCAACTACTGCACAGAGATTCCTCAATATGGCATCAAGCCTCCGAGCTGATGGCTCGATGCCTATTACCGATCCTGAAGTCGAACCTGGAGCGGATGCCAAGGCCAACTTTGAGAGCGTATTTGACAACGCTGGGCGACAGCTTTTTGAAGTCCTCGAGAGCCATTCAAAACAATTGGTAGAAGACCCGGACATTTCGGTTCGCAGAGCATTTTTAGCCTCCGTACCCGAGCTATGCCTCTTCTTTGACCATCATTCAAACGATGTCCTCCTTACTCATCTTAACACATATCTGAACGATCGAGACTGGACGCTGAAATGTGCATTTTTTGATACGATCGTCGGCATCGCAGCTTTCATCGGAAGCACGAGTTTGGAGGAGTTCATGCTCCCATTGATGATACAAGCCTTGACTGATCCAGAAGAGTACGTGGTACAAGCCGCTCTCCATTCGCTTGCTCAGCTCgctgggcttggcttgttATCAAGGCCTAAGGTGTGGGAGCTAGTTGATCTCATCAGTCGGTTCACGATGCACCCAAATATCTGGATCCGCGAATCTGCAGCAGAATTCATATCAATGTCGGCACGGTATTTGCCGCCTGCTGATATCAGGTGTAACCTGATGCCCCTTGTAAAACCGTTCCTGAAAGTGGAGGTTCTCTCTGACTTTTCCGAGCTCAACATACTTGATGCTCTCAAGAGGCCATTGGCTCGAAATGTCTTTGACCAGGCTATAACGTGGGCCTCGAAGACAGAACGCGGCATCTACTGGAAGCCCCTGCAACAGCTCACACCATTGTTGTTCGGCTCCAAAGGGTCAACATCAAGCCGCACCTCTCGGGACTTGATGCAAAGCTCCATGGGGCGAGTGGCTCGaaatgacgaagatgagcaATGGTTGACAAAACTCAGAAACTTCGGACTCAAGCATGAAGATGAGTTGAAGCTTGATGCCCTACGTGAGTTTATTTGGCGTCTAAGTAAAATAAAGGCGCGTGATACTTCTACATCAGATGGTACCGCATCCAATGGCGTAGTATCTCTCAAATCATTGGGAATCACTCCTCAGACGGTGTTCTTCAATGACGCGCCACTTCGAGATCCCAATGCAATCGTGGATCTTGAACCACCATCGGAACCTTACACAATTGCAGACGCCCTCTTGGACGCCTCCATGACTATTGACGACTCGACTGGCGGAAAAAAGAGGGTCAACAATAACCGCCGAGTTCAAAGCGTCGGACCTCGTTCATCACGCCGGCTCCTTTCACCAACTAGTGCTGGTCGAACGCATACTAGAGCACCTTCCGCAGGGCAGCTGATGCAGACAGCCGACGATGGACCCTCTCAAGGAGGTTCACCTTCTAGAAATGCAGTGCGCCATCAGGCAAGTGCCTTGAGTCTCCTTGACcgcaaggacaagaacaaaTCGATCGCACAAACTGGCACCACCGACGCGAATGCGtttggtgaggttgagggcCCTTTTGCTCAGACCTCAACCGACCAGCAAGCTTCCTCTGAAGGGAATGAAGGCGACACTACCGGCTCCCGGGTGTCGAAACATAGTTACGCAGGTAACGATCCAAGCATACAAAGAATGTTGGATAACATGTATGTTGATAATTTCCCTCGTGATGTTATCGAATTTGGGCCTATGGTCACGCCGATCAAGAGGAGCAAAGCGAGTCGCGCTAGCGTTCAACCTGGCGAGGAACCTTGGAAGCCAGTCGGACAACTTGTTGCAACGTTTTCTGAACATAAAAGCCCCATCAATAGGGTGTTACCATCCCCCGACCAtgttttcttcatcactGGTGGCGACGACGGCACTGTGAGAGTTTGGGATACGGCTAGGCTCGAGCGAAACATTACACACCGTTCTCGTCAACTCCACAAACACGGAGATAACACGCGCGTTGTTGCCCTCTGTTTTGTAGAGAACTCACATTGTTTTGTTAGCTGTGCATCCGATGGTACTGTTCACGTAGTGAAGGTTGACACTGTATCTGCTGGTGGCGTTATTAGATACGGCAAATTGCGCGTCTTGCGAGAGTATCAACTACCAGATGGCGAGTTCGCGGTGTGGTGTGAACATTTCAGACAAGAATCGAACTCGATTCTTGTCCTCGCTACGAATCGCTCAAGGATTCTTGGTATCGACTTGAGGACCATGAGTCTCCTATATACTCTCGAGAACCCAGTGCACCATGGAACGCCAACTTGCTTTTGCGTGGATAGGAAGCGCAACTGGCTTTGCGTGGGTACTTCTCATGGAGTTGTTGATCTCTGGGATCTGCGTTTCAAGATGAGGCTCAAGGGTTGGGGTCTACCAGGCAAAGGGTCAATCTACCGAATTTGCATCCACCCTACTAAAGGCCGTGGCAAATGGGTATGCATTTCTGGCGGTACTGGACAAGGCGAGGTCACGGTTTGGGACCTGGAGAAAACCGTCTGCCGAGAAATTTATAGAACGGGAGGCAGCAAGGATGGGCTCAAAGCATATGAACCATGGGACGTGGACGAAGATAAGCGAGAAGGCATGCTTGGACGATATGCTACTAACATCGAACCCAACGAAATCGCCAATGCTGATCGTGGAGTTCGTGCAATGGTTGTCGGAACCGCAACTGCAGAAGACTCGAGAGACGTGAGGCACGCCTTTATCGTCACTGGCGGATCAGATAAGAGACTTCGCTTCTGGGATCTATCTCGGATGGAGAGCTCGTTCATCTACAGTGGACTGTCCCCAGATCTACCTAAACCGACTTACACGACCTCCCACCCAACAACGGCACTGACGTTGAACACGGAGCGTTTTCCCAGACAAGCTCCAACGGCCCCTAATGCTGGTTCTGGATCTAGAGCCAAGTCATCGACTGCCCGACCACCTCGATCGACAGTTATATCccttcagcaacaacagtTGCTGCAGTCTCACGTGGATTCTATTTTAGATGTGGCGTTGTTGGAGTTCCCCTATATTATGAGCGTTTCGGTGGATAGGATGGGCGTCGTCTTTGTGTTTCAGTAG
- a CDS encoding hypothetical protein (EggNog:ENOG41), which translates to MAMDALKNLVNNVPDWLQRLDDLSGQIDRRQAELAAVAAAEGKSAETKSLRNKGSTESLKPKDDPPVVHAEAPANKDILEDGVGDNTAQTPVKPETPKVHTPSPGSIRQQQEIIKAAQARARAQVRKKPKSPSMMSNEDAPTAYRTRSMIIVYYDSYVQSFFDDLVRFVSSSRNLMRKAKMAARVAQIKKLAEQDVSEDGSNDDALPSLRYMSSRRFGPMSISRPGAGDQPPDVYDKLDKGLEFVQSMCEHGAHQFLRDGDCNDEISKVQKRLTEVLEMAKTEMERVEREEPELAKETGEMGKVRTRRPISMRRDMAVGLKESSPTPTKEENKLEPAKLEAAEPIIPADPMAPMAVDPNIMEADEGIDVEMELPKLQYRSTRAMRSRGP; encoded by the coding sequence ATGGCTATGGATGCGCTTAAGAATCTTGTCAATAACGTTCCGGACTGGTTACAGCGACTCGACGACCTCAGTGGCCAGATCGACCGACGCCAGGCCGAGCTGGCCGCTGTTGCTGCCGCGGAGGGCAAAAGTGCGGAGACAAAGTCGCTTCGCAACAAAGGCTCAACCGAGTCACTCAAGCCTAAAGATGATCCTCCAGTAGTTCACGCCGAGGCCCCAGCGAATAAGGACATCCTCGAAGATGGCGTAGGTGACAACACAGCACAGACACCAGTCAAGCCCGAGACACCCAAGGTGCATACCCCAAGCCCTGGTTCCATTCGTCAGCAACAAGAGATCATCAAAGCCGCACAAGCCAGAGCACGAGCTCAGGTTAGAAAGAAGCCTAAGTCGCCATCTATGATGTCCAACGAAGACGCCCCTACCGCTTATCGAACACGGAGCATGATCATTGTTTACTATGATAGCTATGTTCAGAGCTTCTTTGACGATCTTGTGAGGTTTGTCTCGTCAAGTCGGAACCTGATGCGCAAAGCCAAGATGGCCGCAAGAGTTGCCCAGATCAAGAAACTTGCGGAGCAAGACGTATCAGAGGATGGAAGTAATGACGACGCTCTCCCTTCACTACGATACATGAGCAGCAGGCGATTCGGCCCTATGTCAATATCTCGACCCGGTGCTGGCGACCAACCACCAGACGTATACGATAAGCTGGATAAGGGCCTCGAATTTGTGCAGAGCATGTGTGAGCACGGTGCTCATCAGTTCCTTCGCGATGGCGACTGCAACGACGAGATCAGCAAAGTACAGAAACGACTGACTGAGGTTCTCGAGATGGCCAAGACGGAAATGGAGCGCGTAGAGCGCGAAGAGCCTGAACTAGCAAAGGAAACAGGCGAGATGGGCAAAGTCCGGACACGGCGGCCCATAAGTATGCGTCGCGATATGGCCGTTGGCTTGAAGGAGAGCAGCCCGACACCTACTAAGGAGGAGAACAAGTTGGAGCCCGCAAAGCTCGAGGCTGCCGAACCTATTATCCCAGCAGATCCCATGGCACCTATGGCTGTGGATCCAAATATTATGGAAGCCGACGAAGGCATCGATGTCGAAATGGAACTTCCCAAACTGCAATATCGATCAACCCGGGCGATGCGCAGTCGTGGACCATAG